GCGGGTCGGTGATGACGGAGTCGACGCAGTCGTTTGGAAGGTCGGCGAGAACGCTGAGGGCATCGCCCCGGTGGAGGGAAAACGGCAAAGAGGAACCCCAATTCGGGTACGGGAGTGCGAAGGTAACCAACCGCCTCGCACAGGATTCCTCGCGGGCCGGAATTGGGCATGCAGAAGCCCTGGGTCCGCAGATCGAGGAAGGCGAGGGGAGTCGAAAAACTGTAGAGGTGAATCCGCCGATGACCAAAAAGCTGGGGTGAGGTGCCGGATTCCGGTACCTCACGCCGATTTTTTGGTCAACCGCCGATACGCGTCTACTGTTTTTGAACCGCCCGGCGCACACCGCCGCTGGCTGCTCTCCCGCTGCGCCTCCCGGAGGTACCCCCTGGCCCCGGCACACCTGAGTTCATGAACCGCGCCACGCGGAGCGAGCGGCAACTCGCCCCGTACCGGCCCATCCCGATCACCCACCTGGCTGCCGCGCCCTTCCACCCCACTTCGCGCACGCGGCAGGACGGACACCGCACCCCGAAGGACACGCTCGTGACATCTCGCTACCCGCCCCTGCCCGAAAACGCTGAACGGCGTACGGTCCGCTCCGGTTGAAGTGGCTTGCCGCCGGCATCGGCGTCGTCTTCCTCTCCCCCGTCCTGATCGCCGGCACCGGCATGATGCTGGTCTCCTCCGCCGAGGCCGTGCAGAGCAACGGCTCCCCCAGCGGTTGCCCGACGGGCCTCGACACCGACAAGGTTGAAGAGCAGGTCACCAAGATCCTGGACGGTGCGTCCGGCGAGAACGTCCGCATCGAGGGCCTGGACCTGCCCGCCGAACAAGTCCCCCACGCGCAGACCATCGTGGCCGCCGGCCTCTCCCTCGACGTCCCCAGGAAGGGACAGATCGTCGCGCTCGCCACGGCGATGCAGGAGAGCCGACTGCGCAACCTCAACCACGGCGACCGCGACTCGCTCGGCCTGTTCCAGCAGCGCCCCTCCCAGGGCTGGGGCACACCAGAGCAGATCCGCGATCCGGTCTACGCGAGCGAGCAGTTCTACAAGCACTTGCTCAAAGTGGACGGCTGGCAGCAGATGACCGTCGCCCAGGCCGCCCAAGCAGTGCAGAAGTCTGCCTTTCCCGACGCGTACGCGCAGTGGGAGAAGCTTGCCACCGCGCTGCAGACGGCCATCGCCAAGACCTTTCCCAGCAGTGGCAACGACGCGGACCAGGACGGGCAGCCGTCCGCCGGCACTGGCGACTGTGCTCCGGGGCAGGACGGTTCCGGCTTCGGCCGCATCCCCGAGGGGAGCATCCCGAAGGGCTACACGATCCCCAAGGGCGCTGATCCGAAAGCGCGCAAGGCCATCGAGTGGGCCATGCACCAGCTCGGCACTCTCTACCAGTGGGGCGGCACCTGCACAGCGCCGCACGGCCCGGACCCGATGGGCCGTTGCGACTGCTCCAGTCTGATGCAGCAGGCGTACGCGCATGCCGGTGTCACCCTTACGCGCACCACGTACACGCAGGTCAACGAGGGCAAGGCAGTCTCGCCCGCCCAACTTGAGCCCGGTGACCTGATCTTCAGCCGCGGAAGCGCCGCCCGGCCCGAGCACGTGGGCATGTACATGGGCGAGGGTCTCGTGATCGAAGCGCCCCGCACCACCAAGCCCATCCGTATCACTCCGGTCAAGGACTGGACAATCCTCGCCGTCCGACGCGTCCTGTGACTCCCCGCCCGGCACTGCTCCGGGCGGGCTGCCGCACCGGCCACTTCCTCACCGCGGCCCCGCCGGCTTCCTCCCCGTGTTCTTCTGTTTCCCGCGCGTCGGTTCCGGCGTGCGCAAGGAGCTTTCCCTTTGCACCTGCTCTCCTCCGTGCAGCACCTGGCCTACGACCCCGGGATCACTCCGTCCGGTGGTGGTCTGCCCGGTCTGTCCGTGCTGAAGAACGTCGTCAGCTCGATCAACCTGTTCGCGATCGTCGCCGTGGTCGGCGCGCTGGCCGTATCGCTCGGCGTGTGGGCCTGGGGCCACCACACCGGCGGTCACCAGGCCGAGGCCAATGGCAAGAAGGGCGCCGTCGTTTCGGCCGGTGCCGCCATCGGTCTCGGCGCCGCCAACGGCATCGTCGAATTCTTCTCCGCCCTGGGATCCCAGGTCCACTGATGCCGAAACGACTCCCCTTCCTGTCCGGCCACGGCCTGGGCTGGTCGACCCGGCAACGCGTCGCCGCCATCGGCCTCGGCCTCGCCGTCCTCCTCGCCGTGGCCGCCACCGTCGCCCTGATCACCGGACGAACCAGCACCAGCACCAGCACCAGCACCAGCCGGGCGCACGCCCCCTCCGCCGTGAGCGGCAACGGCTCCCCGACCGTCGGTCCGCAATCGTCAGCTGGGGCCGGTGCGGTGGCGAAGCCGCCCTCCATGGCCGATCCGGTCGCCTTCGCCCAGGCCGCCGCCGTGATGCTGTGGTCGTACGACACGCGCTCCACCACCCGTGGCCAGCAGCTCGCCGGGATGCGGGCGTGGCTGACGCCCGAGGGCGCCTACGCGGACTGGGCATCGCTCGCCGCGCAGGTGCCGGATCCGGTGCTCTGGTCGCGGATGGTCGACCAGGACCAATACGCCACCGCCACCGTGGACGAGGCGCACTACCCAACAGCGTTCAAGCAGGCCCTGGCCGACGACCCGGCGGCGATCACCGAGGCGTACATCTACGCCGTCACGGTCACCGGCAGCCAGCGGATCGTTTGGCGCGGCGGCGGTGCCGGTTCCGAGGACCGGTCGGTCACCCTTGCCGTGCAGTGCCGCCCGCACCATGACTGTGCTCTGGTCTCCCTCGCTCCCCGCGTCGTGCCCTGACCCGCCAGCCAGTTCAGAAGAAAGGAAAGGGGTGACACGCTGTGGGCTTCTGTGACCTCCCCGTCGCGAGCAAGCTCTGTTCTGTCGGCGAAGCAGTCGACTTCGTTTCCGACCCGGGTACCGCGATCGGTAATTGGATGGCCAAGAGCGCGGGTGAACTCGCCGCCGCCGCAGCCGATCTGGCCGCCGAGGCGGTGGACACCACCACCAAGGTCGACCTGAACGCCGCATGGTTCCGCGACAACTACGAGATGCTCCTGCCCATCGGGCTGACCGTCCTCGTCGCCACGTTCTGCGCCCAGCTCGTTCGCGCCGCGATCCGCCGCGACGGTCAGGCCCTCACCCAGGCCTTCACGGGCACCGCCACCGGCGTGCTGTTCGCGTTCGGTGCGATCTCCTTCACTACCATCGCCATCGAAGTGGTCGACGCGCTGTCCGCCGGACTGTTCAAGGCGGCGAACTTGTCCCTCGACTCCGCCGTACGCCGTCTGATCAAGGTCGCCGCGATCCCGGGCCTGTCAGCGATGGGCTGGCTGGTCGCCGTGTTCGCCGGGATCGGCGCCGCACTCGGCGCGGTCCTGTACTGGTGCGTGATGATGGTCCGCAAGGTCGGCATCCTCGTCATGGTCACCCTGGCCGTGTTCGCCGGGGCCGGTGGAGGCTGGGAAGCCACCCGGCGCTGGCGCAAGGGTTGGATCGAGGCCACCGCCACCCTCGTCGTCTCCAAGCTCCTGATGACCGTGGTCTTCGTCCTCGGTATCTCGGCGATGGGCGACCCCGAGGCCAAGGACGGGGTCGCCGCCCTCGCCGACGTCATGGCCGGCATCGTCATCATGGCGCTCGTGTTGATGTGCCCCTATGCCGTCTTCAAGTTCGTGCACTGGGCGGCCGACGGCACCGACAGCGAGTCCATCCACCGTGCCGGTGGCGCTGGAGCCCAGATCGCCAAGGCCCACGCCGACAAGGCCGCCCGCCACGCCGCCGCCGCTGCGGCCACCGCCGGAACCGGTGGCGCTGCCGCCGGAACGGACGCCGCACCTCAGGGCCCCGACCCGGCCGGCGGGGGCGGTTTCCCCGGCGACATCGCCAATACCCCCAGTGGCGGAGGCGGAGAGGGCACGGAGGGTTCGCAGAGCGGGGGCACGGGAGTCTCGTCCGGTGGCGATGACCTCAAGTCCGGTCTGGAGAGAGCCGTCCAGCCCGCGCCGATCAGCGTGTCCGACGACACCAGCGGACAAGTGGGCGGCGGCCCGGCACCCGGCGGATCCGGTGCGGACGCTGCTGGCCAGGGCGGTGGATGGCACCTCAATGCGCCGACGACGACCCCGCCGCCGCAGGGCGCACCGCCGTCCCCCGGCTCGCAGACCATCGCGTCCAGCTCGGCCGGCTCACCGCCGTCTCCGACTGGGCTCTGACCTCCTCTGACCGACTCCCGGGGGCGGGACGTGCCCTCCGCCTCCCGCCCCCGGGTTCCACCCGCGCCTCCAGGACCCGCTCCTTTTGACTGATCTCTCTGTCGCCCCGGTCACGGTGAAGTTTCCGCACCGGTCCCGCCGAGGCATCCTCCTCGGCCTCACCCTGCCTCAACTCGTGCTCGTGTCCTGCACGTTGGCGCTGCTGCTGATGACGGTTATCTCCACCAGACTGTTCGGCGCCGTCGCCCTGGCCCCGCTGTGGGCGGCATCCGGTGCGCTCGTCGTACTGCGACGGCACGGGCGCTCCCTCATCGAATGGGCGCCGATCGTCACCCGCTTCGCACATCGCCGCCGTACCGGGCAGGCCCTCTGGCTCGCCCGGCCCGTCACCCGGCCCCGGCAGGACGGCATCCTTCACCTGCCCGGCACCGCCGCTTCCCTCAAGGTGGTCACCCCCGGCGAATCCGCCAACGGCGCTGCGGCCGTGCACGACCCGCACCGGCAGACGCTGACCGCCGTCGCCCGCGTCACCTCGCGTGCCTTCGCCCTCCTCGACCCCGCGGCCCAGAACCACAATGTGTCCGGCTGGGGACGGGCTCTTGCGGGTATCGCCCGCACCGGGCACATCGCGGCCGTCCAGGTACTGGAACGTACCGTCCCCGACGGCGGCGACACCCTCACCCGCCACTGGTCGCAGAACGGGCAGCCGCAGACTCCGGTCGCCGGGCAGATCTACTCGGAACTGGTCGCCTCGGCCGGCCCCGCCGCCGCCCCGCACGAGACCTACCTCGCCATCTCGCTCGATCTCAAGGCGGCCCGACGGCTGATCAACCAGGCTGGTGGCGGTCTGCCGGGCGCTTTCACCGTCATGCAGCAGACCACCGCGTCCGTCGCCCAGGCCGCCCGCAACGCCGGACTGATGGTCACCGGATGGCTGACCGCGAAGGAGATCGCCGCCGTCATCCGCACCGCCTACGACCCGAAGGCGCTCCCCGCACTCCAGCAGTGGTCCGAGACCGGCCGCGCCGAAGCCGACCCGCACGCGGCCGGGCCCGTCGTCCAGGTCGAGGAATACGACCGCCTCGCCACCGACTCCGCACGGCACACCACGTACTGGGTGGAGAACTGGCCCAGGACCGAGATGGGGGCCGGGTTCCTCCACGGAATCATGTTCACGGCCGGCGTCCGCCGCAGCCTCTCCCTCATCTACGTGCCGCAGGCCCTCGAATCCGCGCTGCGCGACGTCCGGCGGACGAAGGCGGCGATCATCGCCGATGCCAACGAGCGCGCCCGCCGCGGACAGGTCGATTCCGAAGAGGACTCCGTCGAGTACGCCGACGTCAAACTGCGCGAACGGCAGCTCATCGCCGGACACGCGGACGTCGCCCTGACCGGCCTGATCACCGTCACCGCCGACACCGACGCCCTCCTGGACGCCGCCTGCGCACAGATCGAGACCCACGCCGTCACCTCCGGCGTCGACCTGCGGCGGCTCAACTACCAGCAGCCGGACGCCTTCGCCCTCACCGCGCTCCCCCTCGCCCGCACCGCCCTGTAGACCGACGCTCCCCCGCCGTCCATCGCTTTCCACTCCTCCTCCCCGGGCAGGAAGGACCACCACCCTTGACCTCTCGCACACCTCCAGACGACGCGCACCCCTATCTCCGGGCCGCGAGTGCCGGAGTCCGCCACCACATGCGTGCCTGGGCATCACCGGACGCGACACCACCCCAGCCTGCGGACCGCCCGCACCTCGACGTGCTCCACCATCACCTCACCGCCCTGCACCAACTCCTGGACCGGCTCGGCGAGCACACCCGTCCGCCGCACCCCACCGCCGGACGGCACCTCGCCACCGCGCACACCCGCCTCTGGCAGGCCACCAGCGAGGTCCACTCCGCCTTCCACCTGCTGCCCAACCACACAGCAGAACCTGAGGCGAGCGCCTGCCATCCTGAGCGGCTGCCCGAGGGACCGCCCGTGTTGACGATCTGCCAGCGCCACTTGGCCGCCGGGCATGCCGTACGCCGCAAGACCACCCCCGCCGACCTCCGCCCGCACACCACGACCTGCGCGCGATGAGCACCATCCGCAGAATCGAGGGCGTCAGATGAGCCACCGGCCCGCCCGCCATACCCGCCGCGCCTCCAGCACCACGCTCTTCACCCCCCACGGCACCGACCGAGCCAGCCGCAGGGCCGCCCGTCGCCGACTCGCCGAGGCCACCGCCAAGGCCCGCGAGGAAGCCGGCGCACAGCAGATCGTGGGCACGGCTGCCGAGCACGAGAAGCCGACCGCCCTCTACCCGCCGAACGGACGCCCCGGGCCCTCCTCCGCACGCGGGAACCGGCTGCGGCTGCCCGCCCACCGCATGACCACCGCGGTCGCGGCCGGCGCCTATCCCTTCCTCGCCGAGGGCGGACTGGGCGCCGAGGGCATCTACATCGGCCGCGATGTCCACGCCGAGGCATCGTTCGTCTTCGACCCCTTCGCTCTGTACGGCAAGGTCGAGGGGTTCACCAACCCGAATCTGCTGCTCGCGGGAGTGATCGGCCAGGGCAAGAGCGCCCTCGCCAAGTCCTTCGCGCTGCGCTCGGTGGCCTTCGGGTACCGGGTCTACGTCCCGTGCGACCCGAAGGGCGAGTGGACGCCGGTGGCGGAAGCCCTCGGCGGGCGGTCCGTCGCTCTCGGCCCCGGCCTGCCTGGACGGCTGAACCCCTTGGACGCGGCCCCGCGTCCGGACAGCGTGGCGGAGGCCGACTGGGCCGGCGAGATCCGCAAACGACGCCTGATGCTGCTCGGTTCCCTGGCCCGAACCGTTCTGGGCCGGGACCTGATGCCCATGGAGCACACCGCCCTGGACGTCGCCCTGGACACCGTCGTCGCCCACGCCGCCGCCACCGGTCGCACCCCGCTGCTGGGCGACGTCGCCGCTATCCTCAACGACCCCGGTGCGCTCGATGAAGCCGCCCGCATGGTCTCGGGCCAACTCGGCGACGCCGCCCGCGACTTGGCCCACGCCATGCGCCGCCTCGTCCACGGCGACTTGGCCGGCATGTTCGACGCGCCCTCCACCGTCGGATTCGACCCCAGCAGCCCGATGCTCACCAT
This genomic stretch from Streptomyces deccanensis harbors:
- a CDS encoding VirB4 family type IV secretion system protein, whose amino-acid sequence is MSHRPARHTRRASSTTLFTPHGTDRASRRAARRRLAEATAKAREEAGAQQIVGTAAEHEKPTALYPPNGRPGPSSARGNRLRLPAHRMTTAVAAGAYPFLAEGGLGAEGIYIGRDVHAEASFVFDPFALYGKVEGFTNPNLLLAGVIGQGKSALAKSFALRSVAFGYRVYVPCDPKGEWTPVAEALGGRSVALGPGLPGRLNPLDAAPRPDSVAEADWAGEIRKRRLMLLGSLARTVLGRDLMPMEHTALDVALDTVVAHAAATGRTPLLGDVAAILNDPGALDEAARMVSGQLGDAARDLAHAMRRLVHGDLAGMFDAPSTVGFDPSSPMLTIDLSRLGGSGDDTALVLAMTCASAWMESALTDPDGGRRWIVYDEAWRLMRHPGLLQRMQSQWKLSRGLGIANLMVIHRLSDLLTAGDAGSQGRALAEGLLADCSTRIIYRQETDQLHAAAALLGLTSVETQAIAQLNRGRGLWRVAGRSFIVQHQLHPHELALFDTDARMH
- a CDS encoding DUF6238 family protein, with the protein product MTSRTPPDDAHPYLRAASAGVRHHMRAWASPDATPPQPADRPHLDVLHHHLTALHQLLDRLGEHTRPPHPTAGRHLATAHTRLWQATSEVHSAFHLLPNHTAEPEASACHPERLPEGPPVLTICQRHLAAGHAVRRKTTPADLRPHTTTCAR
- a CDS encoding C40 family peptidase; this translates as MKWLAAGIGVVFLSPVLIAGTGMMLVSSAEAVQSNGSPSGCPTGLDTDKVEEQVTKILDGASGENVRIEGLDLPAEQVPHAQTIVAAGLSLDVPRKGQIVALATAMQESRLRNLNHGDRDSLGLFQQRPSQGWGTPEQIRDPVYASEQFYKHLLKVDGWQQMTVAQAAQAVQKSAFPDAYAQWEKLATALQTAIAKTFPSSGNDADQDGQPSAGTGDCAPGQDGSGFGRIPEGSIPKGYTIPKGADPKARKAIEWAMHQLGTLYQWGGTCTAPHGPDPMGRCDCSSLMQQAYAHAGVTLTRTTYTQVNEGKAVSPAQLEPGDLIFSRGSAARPEHVGMYMGEGLVIEAPRTTKPIRITPVKDWTILAVRRVL
- a CDS encoding DUF6112 family protein; the protein is MHLLSSVQHLAYDPGITPSGGGLPGLSVLKNVVSSINLFAIVAVVGALAVSLGVWAWGHHTGGHQAEANGKKGAVVSAGAAIGLGAANGIVEFFSALGSQVH
- a CDS encoding SCO6880 family protein — its product is MTDLSVAPVTVKFPHRSRRGILLGLTLPQLVLVSCTLALLLMTVISTRLFGAVALAPLWAASGALVVLRRHGRSLIEWAPIVTRFAHRRRTGQALWLARPVTRPRQDGILHLPGTAASLKVVTPGESANGAAAVHDPHRQTLTAVARVTSRAFALLDPAAQNHNVSGWGRALAGIARTGHIAAVQVLERTVPDGGDTLTRHWSQNGQPQTPVAGQIYSELVASAGPAAAPHETYLAISLDLKAARRLINQAGGGLPGAFTVMQQTTASVAQAARNAGLMVTGWLTAKEIAAVIRTAYDPKALPALQQWSETGRAEADPHAAGPVVQVEEYDRLATDSARHTTYWVENWPRTEMGAGFLHGIMFTAGVRRSLSLIYVPQALESALRDVRRTKAAIIADANERARRGQVDSEEDSVEYADVKLRERQLIAGHADVALTGLITVTADTDALLDAACAQIETHAVTSGVDLRRLNYQQPDAFALTALPLARTAL
- a CDS encoding SCO6881 family protein translates to MGFCDLPVASKLCSVGEAVDFVSDPGTAIGNWMAKSAGELAAAAADLAAEAVDTTTKVDLNAAWFRDNYEMLLPIGLTVLVATFCAQLVRAAIRRDGQALTQAFTGTATGVLFAFGAISFTTIAIEVVDALSAGLFKAANLSLDSAVRRLIKVAAIPGLSAMGWLVAVFAGIGAALGAVLYWCVMMVRKVGILVMVTLAVFAGAGGGWEATRRWRKGWIEATATLVVSKLLMTVVFVLGISAMGDPEAKDGVAALADVMAGIVIMALVLMCPYAVFKFVHWAADGTDSESIHRAGGAGAQIAKAHADKAARHAAAAAATAGTGGAAAGTDAAPQGPDPAGGGGFPGDIANTPSGGGGEGTEGSQSGGTGVSSGGDDLKSGLERAVQPAPISVSDDTSGQVGGGPAPGGSGADAAGQGGGWHLNAPTTTPPPQGAPPSPGSQTIASSSAGSPPSPTGL